The window CAGGTAGCTTCTTCGGTATTTCTTACCGCCACGCCTTCCGACCGAACAGTACTTTTAAATTATAACTTTAATGTACCATGGACAAACAGTAGCTATATCATTTACCGATTATATTTATCAGATAGAAAATTCGACACACTTACAATTACCAATCAGACTTCGTATCTGGATACAGGTTTAATAAATGGAAACAAATATTGCTACCAGGTGAAAAGTATCGGACGATATGCAAGCCCGGGAATGGTAGTACCTATTGCAAATGTTTCGCAACATGCCTGTGCCATACCTTTGGATAATGTTGCACCCTGTGCGCCGCTTTTAGATGTTTCAACCAATTGTTCTGAAATAGCTAACACCTTAATCTGGACTTTTCCCGGACAACATTGTGCCGATGATGCAGTAAAATATTATATTTATTATTCTGCATTATCTTCATCAGAATTGCATTTGATAGATTCGATAGAGGATATGGATGATACGGTTTATGTTCATAATAATTCTACTTATGTGGGTTGTTATGCCGTGATGGTTGGCGATTCAATGGGAAATATCAGCGATACGAGCAATATTGTCTGCATAGATGAAGATGCCTGTTCGGCTTATGATTTGCCTAATGCTTTCACTCCTAATGGTGATAACTTTAATGATTTTTATAAAGCATTGAATTTTGTTAGCGCAAACCGAATTGATCTAACTATTTTCAATCGTTGGGGGAAGAAGGTATATCATACAACCGACCCGGCATTTACCTGGGATGGGAAAAGCATGGAAAATCACAGAGATTGCAGCGACGGAGTATATTTTTATGTATGCGATGTTTACCTGCAAACGCTTTCGGGTGAGAAAAAACAAACCCTGAAAGGCTCGGTAGAAATTTTGCGTTAAAAACTAATAAAGGAGTTATCATTTCAAACCTTCCAGCGTACGAAGTACCTGGAAGAGTTTTTATGGGAAGAGTTTTTTTTACAAAATATCTTTAACTCTTCCCCCCGATTAAATCGGGCTTGAAAGGTTTTAAAGCAATCCCGTCCGTTCGTTGAATTCTTCTATCATCTCATCCCATTTTTCACTCTGATGGAAAAGTGATGGCCACAGATCACGGTCGTACCAAAGCTGGTTCAGGTCTTCAATCGTCTTGCCCTGCTGTTCCACCCAGGTATAATACTTCAGGTTATGAATGGCTTTCTGATCCTGGTAGGTAAGTTCTTTCATGTGATCGGTAGCCGTTCCGTAAAGGCATTTTTCAAAATCTTTGGCTGCCTGCAACGGGGTGTAGATGCCGCGTTCTTCCTTCAGTTCCTGGATTCTGGACTGGTACATGTCGGCAGAGTCGGTGGCGATGGTAAAGATGATGTCGTCGCCGTTCATCTCGAAATATTTTGCCATCTTGATGGAAGAAATCAGGTTGGCAATGCCTGAAATGCCAATCAGATGCAGGTCATCGACCAGCTTTTTATCCACGCCGTTTTCCTTAAGATATTTCGTTCCTTCTTCTTCATTAAAAAGACGAAGAATACGCATGCAGTCTTCATCGTCAATGGCGGTAACCACATCGGTATTTTTCACATTATGAACCCAGGGAACATGCTTGTCGCCTATGCCTTCGATGCGATGCCCGCCAAAACCATTCTGTAGCAACGTAGGACATTGCAAAGCTTCGGAAGCCGCCACCTTGAGGTGCGGATGCAGGGTGCGCAGATAATCTCCGGCAGCAATAGTCCCGGCAGAACCCGTAGAAGATACGTAAGCCGCCAGATTACTATTTTTGCCTTTCAGGGAATTAAAAACTTCCTCGATGGCGTATCCGGTAACGTTGTAATGCCAAACCGGATTGCCAAACTCATCAAATTGATTAAAGATGATGCAGTCTTTTCTTGTCCGGCGTATTTCCCAGCATTTATCGTAAATCTCTTTTACGTTGGATTCACAGCCGGGAGTGGCAATCACTTCGGCATCTATCTCTTTCAGCCAGTCGAAGCGTTCGCGGCTCATCTCTTCCGGAAGGATGGCAACGGCAGTGCAACCCATCAGGTACGAATCGAAAGCGCCACCACGACAGTAGTTACCGGTGCTGGGCCAAACGGCTTTATGGAAAGAAGGATCAAATTCACCGGTGAGGATGCGCGGAGCAAGACAACCGTAGGCAGCACCAACCTTGTGAGCGCCGGTCGGAAAATATTTCCCCAGCAGAAGCACAATACGTGTATCCACGCCGCTGATGGCTTTGGGTATTTCGATATAGTTTACACCGCTATAAAGTCCGCCTTTTTCCACAGGCTCATTCTTCCAGGTGATACGGAAAAGGTTCAGCGGGTTTAGTTCCCATAAGCCTATGATTTTCTGCTATTCTTTAATCTTATCCGGAATCAGTTCCGGGTTGCGCATTTGTTTGAAGGTAGGAAGGATTATTCCTCTTTCGCGAAAGCGTTTGATGGTATTTTCCAATACCTGCGGATTGGTTACTTCGGTAGTTACGTTTATCATTTTATAACTTGTTTATAGAACACTGATGACACAGATTAAACGGATTTTAACGGATTATTTTATTATTGTTTGTAAATATTTTACGCAGAAACTCCGGCTCTTTACCAAAGTTCAGCAATAAGCCAACTTCTATTTCTGTTGCTTTTAAATAATTGATAAGTTGAAATTCATGCTCTTCGCAAATTGCTTCGGCTGCTTTAAGTTCAATAATAACTTTATTTTCAACTAATAAGTCGGCATAATAATCACCAACTTTTATTTCATTATAATAAACACTGATAGGATACTGCTTCTGACAAGTCAAACCACATGAATTTAATTCCAGATTCATCGCATTTTCATAAACTTTTTCCAGAAAACCATAGCCAAGCGTATTATACACCTTATAAAAAATGCGGATAATTTCACTTGTAAGCTCTTTATGCAACATTTCCATGTTATCTGTTTTTAATCCGTTCAATCCGTGTCATCCGTGTTCGATCTTTCTATTAATATAATTTTTCTACAGCTTTCATCAAAATAAACATCTCTGCCGCCAGTTCGGAGGAGGCTGTTACCAGACATGGAACCTTGAAAACGATATCCGAAGGTGTAAAATCCGGCAGCATAAAAGTAGCTGCCCACTCATCGGTTTCGTAACGATACTGGTTTTCGTTAAAGGTCAGCGTACGAATTTTTTGTTTTTCTTTATAGATCAACACTTTTTTATCGCTCAGTTTGCTGAGAAAATAGCCTGTTTCGGCTTCGTTAAAACTCTTTATCGTCAGGTAAAACTTCGGTTTGTCCTTGTACGGAGCGCCATTGGAAGGACAAAAAGTGTTGCAGTTTCCACATTCATTACAGAAATCACCGATGTTGAGTATCTGAAAGCGTTGCTGTACACGGAAAATCTTGTCGTCCTCCAGAGTGATTTTATCATCTTTTTTGGTAATCTTTTTCAGCATAAACGTTAACGGTTCTGTCTGGTAACCGTAATTGGCAAAGTTGGGGCAAACGCTTACGCAAACATTGCAAACCTCGTCGCAGCTAAGGCAACGGGAAGCTTCGGTTTTTGCCTGCTCAACGGTAAAAGCGGGTGGAATGGCATAAGGTTTTTCTCCGGCAGGAACGATTACCGGTTTTACCTTACGGGCTTTTTTAACCGTCAGTTGGCAAAAGTCAATGTCTTTATTTATTACCGGAGCAATTACCGGAAATTGTTTTCCTGCCTGTGCAACGATGAGCCGGGCAGTTTTTTGCCCGTCGCCGATGGCGCGGATGATGCTGGAAGCGCCACGCAGGGCATCGCCACCAATAAACACATTGGGCAGTTTAGTCAGGAACTCCGGATTGTTCACCGTAAAGTATGGATTCATAAAATCTATTACCACGTCCTGCCCTACCGCCGGGATAATCATGCTTGCTTCCAGATCAAATCCGGAACCTTCTATCCTCACCGGTTTCGGACGACCTTTCTCATCCACACCTTTCAGTTCCATCTTCTGACAATGAAGCAAAACTTTTCCCGGAACAGATTCCGTAATTTGGAGCGGAGCTGTGAGCGTAAGAATTTCCACGCCTTCGCGAAGTGCAGCCTCCACCTCTTCGTAAGCTGCAGGCATCTCGGCAAGGGTACGACGGTAAACGATGGTAACGTTACCGTTTTCACCGGCAATTTTCTTAGCCATCCGTGCGGCATCCATGGCGGTGTTGCCACCTCCAATGACGATGACATGATTGCCGGTTGATAAAACTTTTTCTTGTTTGGCAAGACTTAAAAATGCCAGTGGATCGGTTACAGCCGGAAGGTCTTCCCCGGGAATATTGAGTCTTTTCGCTTTTTTGGCTCCGGTGGCAACGAAAACATAATCGTAATCCCGTTGAAGTTTTTCAAAGGTTTCCCCGGTAACGGGTGTTTCAAAATGTATTTTTACTCCGGCATCGACTATCCTTTCGATATCTTTTTCGATACCG is drawn from Lentimicrobiaceae bacterium and contains these coding sequences:
- a CDS encoding pyridoxal-phosphate dependent enzyme yields the protein MEKGGLYSGVNYIEIPKAISGVDTRIVLLLGKYFPTGAHKVGAAYGCLAPRILTGEFDPSFHKAVWPSTGNYCRGGAFDSYLMGCTAVAILPEEMSRERFDWLKEIDAEVIATPGCESNVKEIYDKCWEIRRTRKDCIIFNQFDEFGNPVWHYNVTGYAIEEVFNSLKGKNSNLAAYVSSTGSAGTIAAGDYLRTLHPHLKVAASEALQCPTLLQNGFGGHRIEGIGDKHVPWVHNVKNTDVVTAIDDEDCMRILRLFNEEEGTKYLKENGVDKKLVDDLHLIGISGIANLISSIKMAKYFEMNGDDIIFTIATDSADMYQSRIQELKEERGIYTPLQAAKDFEKCLYGTATDHMKELTYQDQKAIHNLKYYTWVEQQGKTIEDLNQLWYDRDLWPSLFHQSEKWDEMIEEFNERTGLL
- a CDS encoding GxxExxY protein, producing MLHKELTSEIIRIFYKVYNTLGYGFLEKVYENAMNLELNSCGLTCQKQYPISVYYNEIKVGDYYADLLVENKVIIELKAAEAICEEHEFQLINYLKATEIEVGLLLNFGKEPEFLRKIFTNNNKIIR